DNA from Candidatus Saccharimonadales bacterium:
GAAGTGGAACTAAGAGCTCGTGTTGTAATGCAGAACCCACTGGCAGTGGCGCTAGTGAGACTGCGCAAAGAAGCAAAACTTTCTGCCGAGGAGGTGGTTGATAAGGCCTCATGGTCACGAAGCAAGCTGGCGAACATTGAAAAAGGCGCCGTAAAAGTTAGCAAAAATGACTTGGAGTTCTTGCTCAAGCTGTATGGCGCCTCAGCAGAGTTAATGATTGAACTTGAGGAACTTCGCTCTGAGCTTAAAGCG
Protein-coding regions in this window:
- a CDS encoding helix-turn-helix transcriptional regulator translates to MKDLSALADALRVVYGLGSEEAASWATKVDVSLEDVINRRVDPAEVELRARVVMQNPLAVALVRLRKEAKLSAEEVVDKASWSRSKLANIEKGAVKVSKNDLEFLLKLYGASAELMIELEELRSELKAASKIG